In the Telopea speciosissima isolate NSW1024214 ecotype Mountain lineage chromosome 2, Tspe_v1, whole genome shotgun sequence genome, one interval contains:
- the LOC122653242 gene encoding salt stress-induced hydrophobic peptide ESI3-like, with translation MGSETFLEVILAILLPPVGVFLRYGCGIEFWIDLLLTILGYIPGIIYAVYVLVG, from the exons ATGGGTTCAGAGACATTCCTTGAAGTGATACTAGCCATTCTCCTCCCACCTGTTGGGGTTTTCCTTCGTTATGGCTGTGGG ATTGAGTTCTGGATCGATTTGTTACTGACGATATTGGGTTACATTCCTGGAATTATATATGCCGTCTACGTACTGGTTGGATAG
- the LOC122653239 gene encoding interactor of constitutive active ROPs 3-like isoform X1 encodes MQTPKARSSSLEVPQRTSPGTPRAARQLKTPGSESDSTSTIPATRTPKDKSPKVIERRSPRSPISGEKKRPSRISELESQLAQLQEDLKKTKDQLTASESWKGRAQQEAEEAKKQLLAMSTKLEESQQQLLELCASEEARVQELCKVSQDRDRAWQSELEAVQNQQSVDSAALLSAMNEIHRLKIQLEMVAESEAAQNKQAETAQSELQRLKIDLAKTLSIVEDMEVQLKDSKDSEAQAQALVSETLLQLETAKTTVEMLRSDADALKANEAYNNLVSELEQSRAQANSLEGLVSKLQADLVKASSNHTGDSSGGVKSADEILDLSDSNQLRLEVGSVNVEVGNLKAALETAEARYQEGQIRWTMQIQSAHELVEQMKSQSGLREAELEAELKKTKGDIEELKANLMDKETELQSISEENEGLNMKIKQTKPSQREDELEMELRKLNTDVSDLKANLMDKETEFQSISEENELLKLEINKREMERRKVHDEAVAEAEVARAAEREALMKLGYITEEADKSSRRAARVTEQLEASQAANSEMEAELRRLKVQSDQWRKAAEAAAAVLSTGNNGKFMERSGSLDGYVTGEIGSPYAEDMDDNSPKRKSNMLKKIGVLWKKGQK; translated from the exons ATGCAGACGCCGAAAGCAAG AAGTTCATCTTTAGAAGTGCCTCAAAGGACATCTCCAGGGACACCACGAGCCGCTCGTCAGCTCAAAACACCTGGATCTGAATCTGACTCAACTTCTACAATTCCTGCAACCAGGACACCAAAGGATAAAAGCCCGAAAGTCATTGAACGCAGGTCACCTAGAAGTCCAATATCTGGAGAG AAGAAGCGACCCAGCAGAATCTCTGAGTTGGAGTCTCAACTTGCTCAACTTCAGGAGGatctaaagaaaacaaaagaccAGTTAACAGCATCTGAGTCATGGAAGGGACGTGCACAGCAGGAAGCTGAAGAGGCCAAGAAGCAGCTCTTAGCCATGTCCACAAAGCTCGAAGAGTCCCAGCAGCAGCTATTGGAGCTGTGTGCTTCTGAGGAAGCACGGGTCCAAGAGCTCTGTAAGGTCTCTCAAGACCGGGATCGGGCATGGCAGTCCGAACTCGAGGCTGTCCAAAACCAGCAATCAGTGGACTCAGCTGCCTTACTCTCTGCCATGAATGAAATCCATAGGCTGAAGATCCAGCTGGAAATGGTTGCTGAGTCTGAGGCTGCCCAGAACAAACAAGCTGAAACTGCACAATCTGAGCTTCAGAGATTAAAAATAGACCTGGCAAAAACGCTTTCTATTGTTGAGGACATGGAAGTTCAGCTCAAGGATTCCAAAGATTCTGAAGCTCAGGCCCAGGCACTGGTTAGTGAAACTCTACTGCAATTGGAAACTGCCAAGACTACTGTGGAGATGCTCCGGTCAGATGCAGATGCCCTTAAAGCCAATGAGGCATACAACAACCTTGTTTCTGAGTTGGAGCAATCTAGAGCTCAAGCGAATTCACTTGAAGGACTCGTGAGCAAACTTCAGGCAGATCTGGTTAAAGCTAGCAGCAACCATACTGGAGATTCGTCAGGTGGTGTTAAATCTGCAGATGAAATTCTGGACCTTTCTGACTCAAATCAGCTTAGGTTAGAGGTAGGTTCTGTCAATGTGGAAGTGGGAAATTTAAAGGCTGCACTAGAAACAGCTGAGGCTAGGTACCAGGAAGGACAAATTCGGTGGACAATGCAGATTCAAAGTGCCCATGAACTAGTGGAGCAAATGAAGTCTCAGTCAGGCCTTAGAGAAGCTGAATTGGAGGCAGAACTAAAGAAAACCAAAGGTGACATTGAAGAGTTGAAGGCAAATCTAATGGACAAGGAAACTGAGTTGCAGAGTATATCAGAGGAAAATGAGGGACTAAATATGAAGATAAAACAGACCAAGCCAAGTCAGAGGGAGGATGAACTGGAAATGGAGTTGCGGAAGTTGAACACAGATGTTTCTGATTTAAAGGCAAATTTGATGGACAAGGAAACAGAATTTCAGAGTATCTCAGAGGAGAATGAGTTGCTCAAGTTAGAAATAAACAAgagggaaatggagaggagaaaagTGCATGACGAAGCTGTTGCCGAGGCCGAGGTGGCAAGGGCTGCTGAGCGGGAGGCTCTAATGAAACTTGGCTACATAACAGAGGAAGCAGATAAGAGTAGCAGAAGGGCTGCACGTGTGACTGAACAGCTGGAGGCATCACAGGCAGCAAACTCGGAGATGGAGGCGGAGCTGAGGAGGTTGAAGGTGCAGTCAGACCAGTGGAGGAAGGCAGCTGAGGCGGCAGCTGCTGTTCTTTCAACGGGAAATAATGGAAAATTTATGGAGAGATCAGGGTCATTGGATGGCTATGTTACTGGGGAAATCGGTTCACCCTATGCAGAAGATATGGATGACAACTCACCGAAGAGAAAGAGCAACATGCTGAAGAAGATTGGAGTGTTATGGAAGAAGGGTCAGAAATAA
- the LOC122653096 gene encoding uncharacterized protein LOC122653096 yields MASSDKTISPTVVKRTAIEATPESFKEFGQVIEVSGDGEEFGPKDAQLDISRGIPRFYIMRLETRPLTFDSITHHANVTQCLGSVGGHVWYLGIAKGSIVDPEKKVPQEDQEVVHSKCGHYYVPPHPDDVLVFRITGPKFLKLNIGTWHAGPLFKSETMEFYNLELSNTNVVDHTKYYFKDGVTFVIDD; encoded by the exons ATGGCTTCCTCCGACAAAACCATTTCTCCGACGGTAGTGAAACGAACTGCAATCGAAGCGACTCCGGAGAGTTTCAAAGAATTTGGTCAGGTGATCGAGGTATCTGGCGACGGTGAGGAGTTTGGGCCTAAGGATGCGCAGTTAGACATCAGTCGAGGCATTCCAAg GTTCTACATTATGCGTCTTGAAACTCGGCCACTTACATTTGATTCGATCACCCATCATGCAAATGTCACTCAATGCCTTGGTTCTGTTGGTGGCCATGTTTGGTATCTTGGTATTGCTAAGGGTTCTATTGTGGATCCAGAAAAAAAGGTCCCTCAAGAAGACCAAGAAGTTGTGCACTCAAAATGTGGCCATTATTATGTGCCCCCTCATCCTGATGATGTCCTTGTTTTCCGTATTACGGGTCCCAAGTTTCTGAAGCTTAACATCGGAACATGGCATGCGGGCCCTTTATTCAAATCAGAGACAATGGAATTCTACAATTTGGAGCTCAGCAATACCAAT GTGGTTGATCATACAAAGTATTACTTCAAGGATGGAGTCACCTTTGTGATTGACGACTAG
- the LOC122653240 gene encoding tetraspanin-3 — MRFSNSLIGLINFLTFLLSIPILGGGIWLSSKANTTDCMRFLQWPLIIIGISLMVVSLAGFAGACYRNTFLLRFYLFSMFFIIAALIGFIIFAYGVTDKGSGRSVVNRAYLDYYLSDYSGWLKDRVVQDSYWYKISSCVRDSHVCANMGLEINGVPETANMFYYRKLSPIQSGCCKPPTECGYVYVNETEWNQGGGLVGSNPDCTRWSNDQTQLCYYCDSCKAGVLASLKKSWRKVSVINIVVLILLVIVYVLGYAAFRNNKRMDNDEPYGSTRMTKAQPSMLHF; from the exons atgagGTTCAGCAATAGTTTGATCGGATTGATAAATTTCTTGACTTTCCTTCTATCGATCCCAATACTTGGTGGAGGAATATGGCTGAGCAGCAAAGCTAACACCACCGATTGTATGAGATTCCTACAATGGCCTCTCATCATAATCGGAATCTCACTCATGGTGGTGTCTCTGGCTGGTTTCGCCGGCGCCTGCTACCGTAACACTTTCCTTCTACGATTCTACCTTTTCTCTATGTTCTTCATCATCGCTGCTCTTATCGGTTTTATCATCTTTGCTTATGGCGTTACCGATAAGGGTTCCGGCCGATCAGTCGTGAACAGAGCTTACCTTGATTACTATCTTTCCGATTACTCTGGTTGGCTTAAAGATCGTGTCGTTCAAGACAGCTATTGGTATAAAATCAGCTCTTGTGTTAGGGATTCTCATGTCTGTGCTAATATGGGCTTGGAGATTAATGGGGTTCCTGAGACTGCTAATATGTTCTACTACCGAAAGCTCAGTCCTATCCAA TCTGGTTGTTGCAAGCCACCTACAGAGTGTGGGTACGTGTACGTGAACGAGACGGAATGGAACCAAGGAGGGGGATTGGTGGGTAGCAACCCGGATTGCACAAGGTGGAGCAATGACCAGACCCAGCTCTGCTACTACTGCGATTCTTGTAAAGCAGGGGTTCTGGCAAGCCTCAAGAAGAGCTGGAGGAAGGTTTCTGTTATCAACATTGTGGTTCTCATTCTCCTTGTCATCGTCTATGTCCTTGGATATGCTGCCTTCAGAAATAACAAGAGGATGGATAATGATGAACCATACGGGTCGACCCGGATGACTAAGGCCCAACCCAGCATGCTCCACTTCTAA
- the LOC122653239 gene encoding interactor of constitutive active ROPs 3-like isoform X2, translating into MQTPKARSSSLEVPQRTSPGTPRAARQLKTPGSESDSTSTIPATRTPKDKSPKVIERRSPRSPISEKKRPSRISELESQLAQLQEDLKKTKDQLTASESWKGRAQQEAEEAKKQLLAMSTKLEESQQQLLELCASEEARVQELCKVSQDRDRAWQSELEAVQNQQSVDSAALLSAMNEIHRLKIQLEMVAESEAAQNKQAETAQSELQRLKIDLAKTLSIVEDMEVQLKDSKDSEAQAQALVSETLLQLETAKTTVEMLRSDADALKANEAYNNLVSELEQSRAQANSLEGLVSKLQADLVKASSNHTGDSSGGVKSADEILDLSDSNQLRLEVGSVNVEVGNLKAALETAEARYQEGQIRWTMQIQSAHELVEQMKSQSGLREAELEAELKKTKGDIEELKANLMDKETELQSISEENEGLNMKIKQTKPSQREDELEMELRKLNTDVSDLKANLMDKETEFQSISEENELLKLEINKREMERRKVHDEAVAEAEVARAAEREALMKLGYITEEADKSSRRAARVTEQLEASQAANSEMEAELRRLKVQSDQWRKAAEAAAAVLSTGNNGKFMERSGSLDGYVTGEIGSPYAEDMDDNSPKRKSNMLKKIGVLWKKGQK; encoded by the exons ATGCAGACGCCGAAAGCAAG AAGTTCATCTTTAGAAGTGCCTCAAAGGACATCTCCAGGGACACCACGAGCCGCTCGTCAGCTCAAAACACCTGGATCTGAATCTGACTCAACTTCTACAATTCCTGCAACCAGGACACCAAAGGATAAAAGCCCGAAAGTCATTGAACGCAGGTCACCTAGAAGTCCAATATCTG AGAAGAAGCGACCCAGCAGAATCTCTGAGTTGGAGTCTCAACTTGCTCAACTTCAGGAGGatctaaagaaaacaaaagaccAGTTAACAGCATCTGAGTCATGGAAGGGACGTGCACAGCAGGAAGCTGAAGAGGCCAAGAAGCAGCTCTTAGCCATGTCCACAAAGCTCGAAGAGTCCCAGCAGCAGCTATTGGAGCTGTGTGCTTCTGAGGAAGCACGGGTCCAAGAGCTCTGTAAGGTCTCTCAAGACCGGGATCGGGCATGGCAGTCCGAACTCGAGGCTGTCCAAAACCAGCAATCAGTGGACTCAGCTGCCTTACTCTCTGCCATGAATGAAATCCATAGGCTGAAGATCCAGCTGGAAATGGTTGCTGAGTCTGAGGCTGCCCAGAACAAACAAGCTGAAACTGCACAATCTGAGCTTCAGAGATTAAAAATAGACCTGGCAAAAACGCTTTCTATTGTTGAGGACATGGAAGTTCAGCTCAAGGATTCCAAAGATTCTGAAGCTCAGGCCCAGGCACTGGTTAGTGAAACTCTACTGCAATTGGAAACTGCCAAGACTACTGTGGAGATGCTCCGGTCAGATGCAGATGCCCTTAAAGCCAATGAGGCATACAACAACCTTGTTTCTGAGTTGGAGCAATCTAGAGCTCAAGCGAATTCACTTGAAGGACTCGTGAGCAAACTTCAGGCAGATCTGGTTAAAGCTAGCAGCAACCATACTGGAGATTCGTCAGGTGGTGTTAAATCTGCAGATGAAATTCTGGACCTTTCTGACTCAAATCAGCTTAGGTTAGAGGTAGGTTCTGTCAATGTGGAAGTGGGAAATTTAAAGGCTGCACTAGAAACAGCTGAGGCTAGGTACCAGGAAGGACAAATTCGGTGGACAATGCAGATTCAAAGTGCCCATGAACTAGTGGAGCAAATGAAGTCTCAGTCAGGCCTTAGAGAAGCTGAATTGGAGGCAGAACTAAAGAAAACCAAAGGTGACATTGAAGAGTTGAAGGCAAATCTAATGGACAAGGAAACTGAGTTGCAGAGTATATCAGAGGAAAATGAGGGACTAAATATGAAGATAAAACAGACCAAGCCAAGTCAGAGGGAGGATGAACTGGAAATGGAGTTGCGGAAGTTGAACACAGATGTTTCTGATTTAAAGGCAAATTTGATGGACAAGGAAACAGAATTTCAGAGTATCTCAGAGGAGAATGAGTTGCTCAAGTTAGAAATAAACAAgagggaaatggagaggagaaaagTGCATGACGAAGCTGTTGCCGAGGCCGAGGTGGCAAGGGCTGCTGAGCGGGAGGCTCTAATGAAACTTGGCTACATAACAGAGGAAGCAGATAAGAGTAGCAGAAGGGCTGCACGTGTGACTGAACAGCTGGAGGCATCACAGGCAGCAAACTCGGAGATGGAGGCGGAGCTGAGGAGGTTGAAGGTGCAGTCAGACCAGTGGAGGAAGGCAGCTGAGGCGGCAGCTGCTGTTCTTTCAACGGGAAATAATGGAAAATTTATGGAGAGATCAGGGTCATTGGATGGCTATGTTACTGGGGAAATCGGTTCACCCTATGCAGAAGATATGGATGACAACTCACCGAAGAGAAAGAGCAACATGCTGAAGAAGATTGGAGTGTTATGGAAGAAGGGTCAGAAATAA